Genomic DNA from Coregonus clupeaformis isolate EN_2021a chromosome 26, ASM2061545v1, whole genome shotgun sequence:
aggagaaatgctcactaacaggtatgtaaacaaatttgtacacaaactttgagagaaataagctttctgtgcgtatggaacatttctgggatattttatttcagctcatgaaacatgggaccatcactttacatgttgcgtttctatttttgttctgtatataaATGACTCATGGTAGCCAGACGGCTAATTGTGCCAGGTATGCCTATGAGAAAAGCTAGCTGCTAGACATTTAAACCAAAGGTCTAAACCTCCAGTTTAAGCATACATTTGTGAGTATGGAAGCCCTATGGCCTATATGGAGGACTGCACCTGAGGGTTTagctccgtctctctttctctttctcgtcTGGTTTCTCTCGTGTCGCCCTACTGCACTGTTTTTCCTCCCACCACTGTTTCATGGCTGTCGTCTCTCGCACTCTCTGTCATGCATGCTCAAACTTACTTGGCACCACCACCTAGACAGCATGTCCTGCATAGCATTGcacagcagagacagagagagacttcaGGTCAGAGAACAGTCCCTTGTCAATGAGGGATTACTGGCACAGTCACTgccactgctgtgtgtgtgtgtgttagagggtGGTAAGGGCAAGCCGTACTGGGCGATGCCAACCCCTTACGATCCACAGCCTGTCCATTGTCCATTGGCCTGGCCGGCCGTCAGTACAACAACATTGGCCGCCTCAGTGACCCCTATTGTCTCTGAGCGACAGGCAGCTCACATGCGCTGCCTGATAAGAGGTACGAGGGCcagacacacgcgcacgcacgcaaacacacagatGCTTTGTTCAATTAAAACCATATTGTACCATTCAACCAGGCGACAATGACATTCTCCTCAGATTCTTCGTAGAGTTGCAAGGCAAAGTGAGCGATGACACAGCTTGTTATGGAGGCCTTTGACTACCCAACACAGCTGTAAACCTGTGACATGAAAAGGTGACAAAATGTGACATCAGGAAATCACTTTGTTTGATTTAGTTTGGAGATAAAGTGCAGTACAATAGTCTGTTTACAtttataatataattataatataataataatataatataatatgccatttagcagacgcttttatccaaagcgacttacagtgatgtgtgcatacatttttaggtatgggtggtcccggggatcgaacccactaccctggcgttataagcgccatgctctaccaattgagctacagaggacatttattctATGATATTATTATTCCTTACAGCAGCTTTTTCACCTACTGCTTTGTAGTGGATGATACAATTACATTAGACACGTTATGAATCTTAATCTTTGTTCTGTGTCCGGGACCAGTGTCTGTGCAGTGTCACTGTCATTCTGTTCATTTCACATTAAAGAGTAGTGCTCTGCTGGGGCTCCATCTCATAAAAGTAATAATCCAAGGATGGCCCATGCTTGAATCATACAAATAGGATGGGTTGTGTAGACACAGCTCTCTATTCCATATGGCAATTCATGGACCTGCAAAATTGAATTGAGTGTTGCGGTTATCTGCTGTCTAGGCTACCTATCCCATCCGATGTCTCTGGTGGTCAGGTCAGATGAGGTTAGCCAGGCTAGAGGTGGTCTCCCTCCTACCCTGGTCCATGTGTCGTCCAAAGATAGTGAACACCCCCACGGCCCTATCCCTGAACCTTTGTCCCGGCCACGTCCTCTCCAACAGCAACACCACCCCCGtgtacacccccacccccaccaccgcTGCCCCCCCTCCAGCTAACAACACCACCCCAGAGATGTACATATCATTAAGGGCTACGCCAGGCTTGGGCATGTGGTGCCCTAGTGCCAGCTTCAGCAGTACAGCCCCACAGACCACCAGACACAGCCCTGTGATGAGAACCACTAACAGATCAGACAGCCCTCCGCTCTTCAGGATATCGATCCGCCTCCGGCTGCGGACGCAGTTCATGTCCTGCACGGCGGAGCTCAGGAGCTGTTTGAGGAGGACGGCCAGGGCTAAGAGACACAGAGCCATGCCCGCTCCCATGCGCCAGTCACTGGAGAAGCTGGTagtggtggagaggaggaggatgcccCCCAGGCCGCAGCCCAGGATGATTAGGACGGCGACGGAGTAGCACAGCAGAGACTTTGCCGGGTCGCGGAACCACCACAGCTCCACCTGCTCGTCCAGTATGCTGCGCTGGATCTGGACCGGGTCGGGACCGGACGGCTGGTTACCCCGCATCGGGGGGAAGTCCTCCAGCTCTGGCATCCTGATCCTCCCAGCCTGACGGCCACGCTCACCACAGCAGAACACTAACAGGACACAACCTGGATCACTCAGTGCTGGATCATAGTTCCTTCTCTCTGAAACTCAGTCCTCAGTGGATCACAGCAGCCCTTAGTGGATCGATCACTGGGCCTCTCTCCGGATCACAGTTCCTTCTCACTGGATTACAGGTATTCTTTGTGGATCACAGGTAATCCACTGCAGCCTGAGAGGACAGCCCTTCACTGAACCCTCAGAGCTATGGGACCAGGATGGAGCCTGATAGAtacctggggagaggagagacagggaagatAAGAGCCACCTgctgacatgcacacacacatacaccctgcGGCATATGGCATCTTTACAGCAGCTGTAAACAGTAGAGCTCCTGCCATACAACAGAGGTAccctgcagagagaggtgtttggACTGACTGAAAACATCCTGTTGAAGAGGCAACCTGAAACCCCCTCATTCTCACTATGCAAATTTGTGCAGAGGCATTTAGGTGAGACCACGAATAAAcaacacacgacacacacacactttctattTCGcattctttctctctatctctcactcacaggcacacaggcacacacatatcATGGCCTGGCATCTTTACGGTTCACTTCTCCTGTGTTTTTCAGACCAGCACCCTGTCGTTATGTGTAGTAACCCAGCTCTCGTCCTCTGTGCTGTGAGCAACCTCCCGTTTATTCCCCCGAGGTGATGTTTCTAAGATAGCGGCGCAACGGCAAAGGGCTCAAGTATTAATCCCTTTATCAATAAGCCGTCCCTGTAGTCCCAGCGACTCTCAAGGTTACGCCGCAGACAGCTTGTCTTTAAAATCCTGTCAGCGCGTTTACTATCAAAGTCAACAGCGCGAGGCGCGAGGCGAGCACAGAGCACAGAGCAGCAGCTCTCTGACAGCAATTCCAACTGTCCTCGCAGGCCTGCTTACACAAACACTACCTGTCTGTCTGAGCTGAACAGCAGCAGGGTGTGATGAGCCCTCATCACCAACACACAGGGACCATCACACTGGGACACAATATTGCTGAGACAAGGTGTTCACATGAGGTGTGAAGTGAAGGGATACTTAATTACACAGAGTGTATTGTGTTTATTGGACTCCCAATGCTCGACGTGGATTAATTTCATAACTGTGAGGTGGATGTGTGtacacagtgagtgtgtgtgtgcgcactgtGTGTGAACgtggtgtgcagtgtgtgtgtgtgttgttgagtCACTAATTAACTCCCAGCAGGTTTGGATCTGATGCCACTGACTGAACAGGAATAGAAGGCAGTAATTGAGGTGGCATATGAGCTGGACAAAAACAATactcacacatctctctctctcgcatgcacacactcacacacaccttacacattctcccctcgctctctctccctccctctccctctctctagaggCACATGGCGTGTAAGCCCTTTCTGCCTTCTCTCTTATTACAGCTGACCTCTCCATCATATCACACAGATTACACTGACCTCATTATATATACCTTTATCATCTGCTCCTCTGTTTTCTCTCCCTGTGCTCTAGTGTAGTCTCTCTTCCGTATTTTCTAGCAGACAGGTGCAGACAATGGCTTTTCCCAAACGTCTGCACCCAACAATGTTGATGGTAGTTAAGTGCAGCATATTGCAGTTATGCAAATGTTCTCTGTGATAATGATGATGAAATCCCAGTTAGTTCATGCCTTTTTGGTTCCGAGTTTTCAGCCTGAAGGTCAGTCTGTCGGTCGGCTCGACAGAGAAGCTGTGCTTTTCTCCAATTACCTGCTACGCTTTAGGGACACCGTATTCCCTCTGTTATTTGGCCCTGCTGAATTCATCCCACCAAGCCATTAGTGTCTAATTTTATGTTGAAGTGCTGTTCTGTTTTTTTATAGGAGTCTGCCATTATATGGTAATCAGTCTGTACATCAAGTTTTAATGGgttcaatataataataatatccagtgaaaaataaacaaaatggTGGTTGTTTGACTTCTGTCTGGAGGAGATGAGAGCCAAGGGAGCCAGATAGTTGCAGAGGTTTTGCTTTGATTTGCAGTCAAACGGCTGAAACTGCTTCTACCTCCTTCCTCTTTGCAGTGTCGTTTGACCTTTGACACATGACTCCGATCCCTTCAATCAGCAAGGGTTTAAAGAGGCCTTTAGAGCTCCCAGAAGCACTGAGCCTGAGCTTGGCTGTGGAGACCGTTTAATAATTCATCCAGGCCAGACCAGCCAGGAGGGAAAGAGGAGCAGTCCCAACAGGATGGAGTTTCACTGGCTTTCAGCAAACTAATGTCATACTCCTGCGCTGGTCCTGGTCCATCAGTACATTCTCATACAGTCCAAACAGGCATGGAAAAAGTCTGATTGTGGTGAAGTCTCACAGGCACAAATTAGCCGGCTACAAACGAAACAGGGTACTCACCGAGGTCCTACTGTGTGAATGTGTTTATCTGAGGCCCTTGGGGAGGATGTGGGGCTAGGGGTTGCCGTGGTGACGGagctccctcctcttcctcttcctgtcaGTGGGCGGTCCCTCTGTGGCGGTGTGGTCCCCGCGGGCGAGGAGAGAGGTCAGGGTTGGCACCATCTGTCCTTGTGGTGGGAATCAGTGCCAAGTGCCATGGGGGCTGTGAGGCTGTGAGGCTGGTGCTGCTAGGGGCTGGAGGCAGGCAGGGGCCTGGGGATGAGGCTGGGATGTTCTGGGTAGAGTTGGCGtggtgggtggagagagagagagaggggaagagagacagggagggagtgagggaggggggagagatgagagagggaggggagaggttaGGAAGtacagaaagagaaggagagagatggagggagagagagagagagagagaaagagacagagaggttgTGAATGGTTCTTTATTCAGGCTGTGTCTCTGTTCCTGTCACTTTCCAGGCAGGGGCCTGGGGACCCTCTCTGTGGCTAGGCACGGTGAGGGGACAATGGGCCGACTCACTGCCTGTGACTCTGTCTCCTTGTCACTGTGTCCTCCTTAGACATCAGACCCAGGACGCCTTCAGTCAGCaacgagagaggaagggagatatagagagatgtAGCGAGGTTTGGGAGGGCAGGTTCGGTTCAGTTCGGTTTAGTCACACCATCTCAAAATTGGCTTTAATGCTATTTTAATTGGAGACTTTCAAGAGACTCATCCAAACATATTACAAGAGGAAAATACTGGTATTTCCCCACCTGCTGGTCTCAGACACCTGGCTCTAGCTCTTCTGAAAACTGGATGGAGAAACAACACCAGAACACAAGCACACAGTAAGTACACAGTAAGCACACAGTAAGCACACAATAAGCACACAGTAAGTACACAGTAACCATACGCCCCATCGTAATCCTACCACCATTCTGAAAAGTATACTGAACTGTTCTGAACAGCACTTTTATCCTAGGATGCAgactgttttctctctctttctgcgtAGCTTTCTCCCAGAGGCCTGCCTGATAAACTCCCTGTGTTGAGTCCGTGGCCAGCCCCAGCCTGCCTGCATTGAGCACAGCTGCAATATTAAACCACTAATCAAATCACCAATTAACATGCACTCGCGTCTTGTCCCCCTTGCCTTGCTCCACTCTGCTGACAGGAAACCGGTTTACTTATTTGTTTTTTGGTTCACCTTTTCCTTTTTTTCTCTCAGTGTCGCTGTGTGGGTTCAGAGGCAGCCTTCAGCATATTTAGATCTCCCTGCTCGGTGAAACAGGAGCCTAACCTACAACCTGATCCTCACAGGGTTCCAGGCTGCAACCTACTGAACACAGCACAGGCCAGACCACAATCTGTCTCATACACATCCATCtgtgacacacacatatacagttgaagtcggacgtttacgtacaccttagccaaatacatttaaactcagtttttcacaattcctgacattcaatcctagtaaaaattccctgtcttaggtcagttaggatcaccactttattttaagaatgtgaaatgtcagaataatagtagagagaatgatttatttcagcttttatttatttcttcacattcccagtgggtcaattagtatttggtagcgttgactttaaattgtttaattgggtcaaacgttttgggtagccttccacaagcttcccaaaataagttgggtgaattttgtcccattcctcctgacagagctggtgtaactgagtcaggtttgtaggcctccttgcttgcacacactttttcagttctgcccacaaatgtctataggattgaggtcagggctttgtgatggccactccaataccttgactttgttgtccttaagccattttgccacaactttggaagtatgcttggggtcattgtccatttggaagacccatttgcgaccaaactttaacttcttgactgacgtcttgagatgttgcttcaatatatccacataattttccttcctcatgatgccatctattttgtgaagtgcaccagtccctcctgcagcaaagcacccccacagcatgatgctgccacccccgtgcttcacggtcgggatggtgttcttcggcttgcaagcttccccctttttcctccaaatataatgatggtcattatggccaaacagttctatttttgtttcatcagaccagaggacatttctcaaaaaagtacagtctttgtccccatgtgcaaaccgtagtctggctattttatggcggttttggagcagtggcttcttccttgctgagcggcctttcaggtaatgtcgatataggactcgttttactgtggatatagatacttttgtacccgtttcttccagcatcttaacaaggtcctttgctgttgttctgggattgatttgcacttttcgcaccaaagtatgttcatctctaggagacagaacatgtctccttcctgagtggtatgacggctgtgtggtcccatggtgtttatacttgcatactattgtttatacagatgaacgtggtaccttcaggcatatggaaattgctcccaaggatgaaccagacttgtggaggtctacaattgtttttctgaggtcttggctaatttcttttgattttcccatgatgtcaagcaaagaggcactgagtttgaaggtaggccttgaaatacatccacaggtacacctccaatagactcgaatgatgtcaattagcctatcagaagcttctaaagccatgacatcattttctggaattttctaagctgtttaaaggcacagtcaacttagtgtatataaacttctgatccactggaattgtgatacagtgaattataagtgaaataatctgtctgtaaacaaatgttggaaaaatgacttgtgtcatgcacaaagtagatgtcctaacaaactatagtttgttaacaagaaatttgtggagtggttgaaaaatgggttttaatgactccaacctaagtgtatgttaacttccgacttcaactgtacatgcacgCGCACACTCCTTAAACATCACGAGCTCACttactattctctctctccttctctctttgccATACACAAGCATGCATGCAGTCACTCGCTCACTCACTCTCATCTTTTCGTCTATTGGTGagactatgttgtgtattttgGTCATCATGAGATGGGACTGACTTCCCCCATTGTTGTTCCCTGCTAGATGTAAGTATTAACTGTTGCATAAGAATATGCTAGATTGATTTTCCACAACATCAATGACCTTTGCTTTGTATGGTAGCCTATATAAAAGTGGAGTCATGGTCCATGACATAACGACATCATAACAGTGTTTAGAGGTTGGAGGACAACACTAACACTGTGGTCCAAAGGTTAGGGTGTGATGTGATATTGACAGGAACAAGTTACAGTATAGGCTACTTCCTGGTTCACTTACACACTAGACAATTCAGTCCTCCACAAAACCTGTTCCACCCATTCGGTCTGTCAATAAAAGGTTCATATTTATTCAGCTATTCCAGTCAGGCATAAATGTGGCTGAAAACAGATGTGACTTCATTATTTGCATCATACGTAGACTGAAGAATGGACAGGATAAGgattgtttgttttttaaaccCATGACTGTAAAATATGTATCATATGGTCACTGGTCAGCTCACACTCTATTTATTAATGTACTATTAATTAAAAACTTCTGTCAAACAGCTAATAACCATGATGAAACTTTTAGAAAACCTTTATAACGGGGTGGACCAAGTAAGTGACCAATTTCCCACTTAAATTTTTTTGACAAATTACTTAATTATGAGGAACAATGTCTTTTCATGGGAGATAGCTTTCAGGAAAATAGGCTTGGAGTCTTTCAGAAAATACATAGGGTTATTTGAATTCAATGTGTTGCAACTGCAGCGAGCTAACTCTCCAATGTAGCCTACTCTGGGATGATTGTCTCAACAGAATGGTGACAAGGTAGACATTTCAATAAACATACAGTAACAAATGTCTTAAGGCTGTCATAAAGCTATATAACACTGTCATATGATGAACCTGTCATGAGGACAGATCATAACACATCAACAATAAACTAGGCTACATTTAGTCTAGATTCACCTCTACTAACTGGATTCTTTTTTTAAAAGGGAAATAGGCTAGTCTATGCAGTGTTGTCTGACTACCTTCTTCAATTAAGCAGCCCAGAAAGGAACTAAAGGTGGATCGATTATTATTATAACAGAAAGTTATACAGTGTGCTTTAGGTAATTTGGCTAGGCTTTATCAAAACGACTGTGTGATTCATGCACTCTCTGTCTGGTATTTGTATTCTGTAAGTTATTTACCTGTGCGTGCTGCCGACACGTCCCCTGTCGCTCTTAATCCCCGTTTCTCAGTGGTGTGAAACGGAACGGCTCCACACACAGATCTGCGCTCGTGCGCCGGGAGGTATTTCCAATTCCCAAACATATGCCGCGGCTAATCTGGTGCGTGCAGAAACTGTTTGAAACACTCTCGTCTCGATCATCTACGCAACTCTGACTAGACTACCTTTCTGCGGTGTAGGGTGATGAAAGTGTGTGCCTCTCGCTTCCTGAACAGTGCTCAGGTCGAGCGGACTATCACGCCGCAGCGACGCCGGTTGGGGGGCGAGAACGGATCTGGCTACACTTTCAGTTACTCTCCGCGTATGCAGTTATCCATACTTTGGCTACAATGCAGCGCGCGACCTTTCGCCGACGTCCCTCTGGGAAAGCCCGCGCGCCAGCCTGGAATTATAAACTCATCTCATGAAAGGGGGAGTACACCGTTAAGATATCACGGAGCAAACAGACAAAATAGGATTTCCCCTATACTTTTTCAGGCCCAGAGAATGACAGGCATATCGTTTTTGCCATGTCCCATTATTATGGTTGTAATAAGAAGGAATACCCTTTCACCGTGAAGCCCAGTTAAATATGCACACCACATGCATCAATCAAAACACAAATAGGCTACTGACAAGCctataaaatatttaatcaatatGGTGTAGACTGTTTTGGATTAACAATACCCAACAATGTCAATTGTTCTTGTTAATGAATAGTTTGTCATAAAACATTAATCATTTCCAGTCTGACACAATGACTTATTGATCTGATCCACCTGGACAGTGTCAAGTTGCATCAATTCAAAtatggtataggaacaaaaagaggtcaatacacgtcttctaaaatagactagtattttaattaatgcaaacacttgaatggtaaatatgatgttcgtatatacgggcccactgaaaaaccacgcagggcagtcagagaactgagcttttgttataagttcttctttaaatactctgacagagatagttcccgctccctgctgggcctgtcagagtagaggctgggtgtggtttaaacttaccccacctatcgatggcgcacaggctggtcccagccccttggtgcttcactgttgccgggcattagttgttatctttacaacttgtctcgagtcagcaacctcagacatagtttgttcttctttgtagcagaacacatgtccttgagcggtttaacaaagaggcagtgtgtgtgtgaatcacaagtctgtctcagcctaccccctaacggttcctcacattaatcacagcttgtaaATTTTTTAAATTCATTATTACTTCTGCTAAAAGGCACTTTCAATATGTCAAATTGTTCTTTATATTCAGTTTATTATGATGTGGAAGTCTCATACTGCATGGGTCTGTGTGTTGGgtgagtggtagtggtggtgaggAGGTAATGTATTGGTTTGTAGGGAGGGTAGCTTGGCGGTGGGGGGGTGGATATGTGTTGGTTTGGAGGGAAGGTAGCTTGGGGGTGGAGGGGGATCTGTAGGGgtggttgtgtgtttgtttgtaggGAGGGTAGCTTGGCGGTGGAGTCGGTAGGGTGGTTATGTGTTGGTTTTTACAGTAACGTAAAAAGGAATACCCTTTCACCGAGCAGTCCTGTTAAATATGCACACCACATGCATCAATCAAAACACAAAAAGGCTACTGACAAGCctataaaatatttaatcaatatGGTGTAGACTGTTTTAGATGAACAATACCCAACAATGTCAATTGTTCTTGTTAATGAATAGTTTGTCATAAAACATTAATCATTTCCAGTCTGACACAATGACTTATTGATCTGATCCACCTGGACAGGAACAGCCTCCATTCACTTTTGGAAATTCCAATGGGCCCATCTcataaaaaaatagaaaatgatatAAAAACTCAAATATGAATTGTTCTACTTTTATTTCCTAGCTGCTTTTAAAAAATGGCATTAATTATTGCTTCTGCTAAAAGGCACTTTCAATTTGTAAAAATGTGCTGTATATTCCATTTATTATGATGTGGAGGTCTCATACTGCATGGGTCTGTGTGTTGGgtgagtggtagtggtggtgaggAGGTTATGTATTGGTCTGGAGAGAGGGTGGTGGTGGTTATGCATTGGTTTGGAGGGAGGGTAGCTTGGTGGTGGAGGGGGGTCTGTAGGAGTGTATCTTCATCAGGACCTGGatctcctctctcagtctcttgaTCTCCAGGCGCTGCAGCTGGATGATGCGGTCCCCTTCGTCCTCCTCGTTCAGACGGACCACCATGTTACTGGGGTTGGCCCTGGGAGACAGCAGGGCTGGGTATAGGGACCAATTCAGAGTGAGATCATGCAGGAGTTACTTTATAGGGAAGTAGAAGTAGGCCGATAGGACGTTACCCTAAATTCTTAGGGAATACTCCAAACAACTATGGTATGCCTTCTTGGAATGAGACTGTGACCAGACACCCACTTCTAAAGCACTTATATGAATATGAAGTGAATAAAAGAGTAGAAATGTGGTTTTACCACAGGGGGAAAAGTTATTATACAGACTATTCACACAGTGGCACCCAGTGGCTAGAAATATGAATACTCTACTTCAGAGGAAAGTTCAGTGAACTTTACTCAACCAATCTTTCCAATGAGTAGAAAGCTGCACTCTATTCTCTTTACTGTAAATCAGAGAGATGAGTGAGAAAGAGGTCACCTTTGAGTGTGTTGGTCTGCTTCTGGCCCTTCTTTCCCATCAGACTCTTGTAGTCATGGACCTGGGAACGCACCAGATGCAGCTCCCGCCGCAGGTCGTTGACCTCACTGATCAGAGTCACGTTCTCCTGTAGCAACCAATCAATTATCCAGTCAagcaatcagtcagtcagtcagtcagtcaattagTCCGTCCGTCCATCTGTCTGTCAGCCAGTCAAGGAATACAACACTAAACAACAAGCCTAGCTTTTGGGTGTCTTATAAATGGGAATGAAACCAAATCCACAAATCCTATGAAAATAGTGTTGGGCACACAGACATACTTATCCACCTACTCCAACAGTCCTTTCTGAAAAGTCTTGTCTCTGTCACCTGCATGATCTTGACGTTGTCAGCATGGTGGACCACGCTGTCATTGGCCAGCTTCATCTTCAGGGACGCCACGTTCCTCTCCAGGTGCTCCCTTTGCCGAGCGTACTCCTTCTGGATGTTTCCATCCACACTAACTATATCCAGCTGAGAGACATGAAGAGCAGCCATTTAAAAACGTGTTGCATTCAGTACTTCTTAACAGGAACACACAGTAGCTAACGCTGTCTCACCACGTCACTCTGCTGTGCGTAGCGGTCGTACAGGTCTCTGATGCTGTCCTTCAGCCTCTTGGGCTCTTGGATGAACCCCACACAGTTATGGAGGTCCGTCTTGAACCGGCGTACCAGGGCCTCCACATCTCTCACCTGAGAAGGAGGGGAtatgtggagggagagaggaaaagtgagggatggaggtgagactgTGGGTGAAGATCGTGGACTTGTCAGACAAATTGGGTGGCACTGATAGTCAGACAAAGATAAATGCACAAATATAAACTTatgaacctctctctctctctccaacttttATGTACAGT
This window encodes:
- the LOC121539856 gene encoding transmembrane protein 125-like; translated protein: MPELEDFPPMRGNQPSGPDPVQIQRSILDEQVELWWFRDPAKSLLCYSVAVLIILGCGLGGILLLSTTTSFSSDWRMGAGMALCLLALAVLLKQLLSSAVQDMNCVRSRRRIDILKSGGLSDLLVVLITGLCLVVCGAVLLKLALGHHMPKPGVALNDMYISGVVLLAGGGAAVVGVGVYTGVVLLLERTWPGQRFRDRAVGVFTIFGRHMDQGRRETTSSLANLI